One segment of Bradyrhizobium sp. CB2312 DNA contains the following:
- a CDS encoding helix-turn-helix domain-containing protein has protein sequence MSDTIHTLSTTGMTPKRQIQSWIDGLTSLCGHFDVDPLEASSLEGRIDYTSVSRLKLCQIEVSQHRIAHTMARAKANEHPYIKIHFQTYGVSYFEQEGRHIELNPGDIIAYDVSCPHSIISPAFTRHDVVIVPKSLLRDRGFPSQRMPACKLSAKTGTGRIAHDFVHATFDEAAKLSANSAVGVADSLIDLLLLPLREADTMFDRVGPEAMYVRAQFFIREHLRDPDLCIDQISAELGCSKRYLHMLFSERGTTVSDYIWQARLQNCRQELEAHAGKTITDVAFSWGFSSSSHFSRVFRKYFGVVPSSIHKAQQASAVADEH, from the coding sequence ATGTCCGACACAATTCACACGCTCTCGACGACCGGAATGACGCCGAAGCGCCAGATCCAAAGCTGGATCGACGGGCTCACGAGCCTGTGTGGGCATTTCGACGTCGATCCGCTGGAGGCGTCCTCGCTCGAAGGCCGCATCGACTACACCTCCGTCTCGCGCCTGAAGCTGTGCCAGATCGAGGTGAGTCAGCATCGCATCGCGCATACGATGGCACGCGCCAAGGCCAATGAGCACCCGTACATCAAGATCCACTTCCAGACCTACGGCGTGTCCTATTTCGAGCAGGAAGGCCGCCATATCGAACTCAATCCCGGCGACATCATCGCTTATGACGTCTCCTGTCCGCATTCGATCATCAGCCCCGCCTTCACCCGTCACGACGTCGTGATCGTGCCCAAGTCGTTGCTGCGCGATCGCGGCTTCCCGTCGCAGCGGATGCCGGCCTGCAAATTGTCGGCGAAGACCGGCACGGGTCGGATCGCGCACGACTTCGTCCATGCGACCTTCGACGAGGCGGCCAAGCTGTCGGCGAACAGCGCGGTCGGCGTCGCCGATTCGCTGATCGACCTGTTGCTGCTGCCGCTGCGCGAAGCCGACACGATGTTCGATCGCGTCGGGCCCGAGGCGATGTATGTGCGCGCGCAGTTCTTCATCCGCGAGCACCTGCGCGATCCGGATCTGTGCATCGACCAGATCTCGGCCGAGCTCGGCTGCTCCAAGCGCTATCTGCACATGCTGTTCTCCGAGCGCGGCACGACTGTGAGCGACTACATCTGGCAGGCACGCTTGCAGAACTGCCGCCAGGAGCTCGAGGCCCACGCCGGCAAGACCATCACCGATGTCGCGTTCTCCTGGGGCTTCTCAAGCTCATCGCATTTCAGCCGCGTCTTCCGGAAATATTTCGGCGTGGTGCCATCCTCGATCCACAAGGCGCAGCAGGCCAGCGCCGTCGCAGACGAGCATTAG
- a CDS encoding tripartite tricarboxylate transporter substrate binding protein produces MSAKFDRRHFIAGGSAVLAMPFVPRGASAQGTSQGTWPSRQIRMICSYPAGGQTDLLARAYGEFISKQVGKTVVVENKPGASGAIGTAEVARAESDGHTMLCSISTTYIMNRVVIKNPGYDMDKDLTLVSVIPGAGLLLIANPKTGVKTLEDFVAFARKSGKVNFGTYSAGSAPHMTINELNKQYGLNIEPVHYRGEAPMWTGMLEGTLDAAMGSYTAAQSVLQSDRGTVFAVHSKKVDALPAVKTLPEQGATSKFFTVSGFSGWAVPKATPQPVVDRLAELCVAANSDPKVKEVLATFVLESAIGFKATNDLYQRELPIWIESAKSLGLEPA; encoded by the coding sequence ATGTCCGCAAAATTCGACCGCCGCCACTTCATCGCGGGCGGCAGCGCCGTACTCGCTATGCCCTTTGTCCCGCGCGGCGCCTCGGCACAGGGTACATCGCAGGGTACTTGGCCCTCGCGGCAGATCCGCATGATCTGCAGCTACCCGGCTGGCGGGCAGACCGATTTGCTCGCCCGTGCCTATGGCGAATTCATCTCCAAGCAGGTCGGCAAGACCGTCGTCGTCGAGAACAAGCCGGGTGCTTCCGGCGCGATCGGCACGGCGGAAGTCGCCCGCGCCGAGTCCGACGGCCACACCATGCTGTGCTCGATCTCGACCACCTACATCATGAACCGGGTGGTGATAAAGAATCCGGGCTACGACATGGACAAGGATCTGACGCTGGTCAGTGTCATCCCGGGCGCCGGCCTGCTGCTGATCGCGAACCCCAAGACCGGCGTCAAGACGCTGGAGGATTTCGTCGCCTTCGCGCGCAAGAGCGGCAAGGTGAACTTCGGCACCTACAGTGCGGGCTCGGCGCCGCACATGACGATCAACGAGCTCAACAAGCAGTACGGCCTCAACATCGAGCCGGTGCATTATCGCGGGGAAGCGCCGATGTGGACGGGCATGCTGGAAGGCACGCTCGATGCCGCCATGGGTAGCTACACGGCGGCGCAATCGGTCCTGCAAAGCGATCGCGGCACCGTCTTCGCGGTGCATTCGAAGAAGGTCGACGCGCTTCCGGCCGTCAAGACGCTCCCCGAGCAGGGTGCGACGTCAAAGTTCTTCACGGTGAGCGGCTTTTCGGGGTGGGCGGTGCCGAAGGCGACGCCGCAACCGGTCGTCGACCGCCTCGCCGAGCTCTGCGTTGCCGCCAACAGCGATCCGAAGGTGAAGGAGGTTCTCGCGACCTTCGTGCTCGAGTCGGCCATCGGCTTCAAGGCGACCAATGACCTGTATCAGCGCGAGCTGCCAATCTGGATCGAGAGCGCAAAGTCGCTCGGCCTCGAGCCGGCCTGA
- a CDS encoding FUSC family protein, with translation MNSPTIPTAAGLRDLLAREIKTAELVRALIVVGPMVAAYFIARETALLNLGLVAVSLLIPALRQHFPPKVVAWHYLTILVTFAALFFAAPVKPLFVVLTALAGFLAVAGTRYGEHFRTLGNWVFIPAVYLACEVREGVSASEALRHAGVIIVSSPIALALVCAIQIYDQRRRGTAATSFGPPAAEWFLPALASAMAVFAAAALVEILNLAQGQWVMWSAASVVVGDLTASTGKLKQRAIGAFVGVPLGFLAGLALPPSRVGYATAVLAATLTLISFSRYIVGFGLRCFFIALAASFAGGASGIAEERIINVLIGGTFGLIAVAVTEIVWLRMMRKA, from the coding sequence GTGAATTCCCCCACGATTCCCACCGCCGCGGGCCTCCGCGACCTCCTCGCCCGCGAGATCAAGACCGCCGAGCTCGTGCGCGCGCTGATCGTGGTCGGGCCGATGGTCGCCGCCTATTTCATCGCGCGCGAGACCGCGCTGCTCAACCTCGGCCTCGTCGCGGTGTCGCTGCTCATTCCCGCGCTCCGGCAGCACTTCCCGCCGAAAGTGGTCGCCTGGCACTATCTCACCATCCTCGTCACCTTCGCCGCGCTGTTCTTTGCAGCTCCGGTCAAGCCGCTCTTCGTGGTGCTGACGGCGCTCGCCGGCTTCCTGGCTGTCGCGGGAACGCGCTATGGCGAACATTTCCGCACGCTCGGCAATTGGGTGTTCATCCCCGCCGTCTATCTCGCCTGCGAGGTGCGCGAGGGCGTCAGCGCCTCGGAAGCGCTTCGCCATGCCGGCGTGATCATCGTCTCCTCGCCGATCGCGCTGGCGCTGGTCTGTGCCATCCAGATTTACGACCAGCGCCGGCGCGGCACTGCCGCGACCTCGTTCGGACCGCCGGCGGCCGAATGGTTTCTGCCCGCGCTCGCGAGCGCGATGGCGGTCTTTGCCGCAGCGGCGCTGGTCGAGATCCTCAACCTTGCGCAGGGGCAATGGGTGATGTGGTCGGCCGCGAGCGTCGTGGTCGGCGATCTCACGGCGTCCACAGGCAAGCTGAAGCAGCGGGCGATCGGGGCCTTCGTCGGCGTGCCGCTCGGCTTTCTCGCTGGCCTTGCCCTGCCGCCAAGCCGCGTCGGTTATGCGACCGCGGTGCTCGCGGCCACCCTCACGCTGATCTCGTTCTCCCGCTATATCGTCGGCTTCGGCCTGCGCTGCTTCTTCATTGCGCTGGCGGCCTCCTTTGCCGGCGGTGCCAGCGGCATTGCCGAGGAGCGTATCATCAACGTGCTGATCGGCGGCACCTTCGGCCTGATTGCGGTGGCCGTGACCGAGATCGTCTGGCTGCGGATGATGCGGAAGGCCTGA
- a CDS encoding transporter substrate-binding domain-containing protein, with protein sequence MKTWLAAWSVGAILAATTAHAADDPLKICLDEDRPPLSAHHRGKPDAGFDVLLAQAVAQRMGRPLTIQWFESKLDEDSSPQLEANALLSDGRCALVGGYALTADSLVKPGMKTARLPDFSGATRDDRRRRVALGVLAPSQPYLYSPMTVVLGPTAQNRKIGDVGDLAGLRLAIESGSLGDAILMTFDRGRLIDNITHLVPGRDDLLGALQRGDYDATLIDLARFDAYRAAHPDTAVTASGYYYPIGANRGYVGLASNGALMDAVNKALTELAADGRIAELGKQAGLTYLPPREPAILGDVWMKIIQR encoded by the coding sequence GTGAAGACCTGGCTTGCAGCATGGAGCGTTGGCGCGATTCTCGCGGCGACCACCGCGCATGCGGCAGACGATCCACTCAAGATCTGCCTCGACGAGGACCGGCCGCCGCTCTCGGCGCATCACAGGGGCAAGCCGGATGCCGGCTTCGACGTGCTGCTGGCCCAGGCGGTCGCGCAGCGTATGGGGCGACCGCTGACGATCCAGTGGTTCGAGAGCAAGCTGGATGAGGATTCCAGCCCGCAACTCGAAGCCAACGCGCTGCTCTCCGACGGACGCTGCGCGCTGGTCGGCGGCTACGCGCTGACGGCGGATTCCCTCGTCAAGCCCGGCATGAAGACGGCGCGCCTGCCGGACTTTTCCGGCGCGACGCGCGATGACAGGCGCCGCCGTGTCGCGCTCGGCGTGCTTGCGCCGAGCCAGCCTTATCTCTATTCGCCGATGACGGTGGTGCTGGGGCCGACGGCGCAGAACCGCAAGATCGGCGACGTCGGCGATCTCGCGGGCCTTCGCCTCGCGATCGAGAGCGGCTCGCTCGGCGATGCCATCCTGATGACGTTCGACAGGGGACGCCTGATCGACAATATCACCCATCTCGTCCCCGGGCGCGACGACCTGCTCGGCGCGCTCCAGCGCGGCGACTATGACGCGACCCTGATCGATCTTGCCCGGTTCGACGCCTATCGCGCCGCGCATCCCGATACGGCCGTCACCGCCTCCGGCTATTATTACCCGATCGGCGCCAATCGCGGTTATGTCGGGCTTGCCAGCAATGGCGCGCTGATGGATGCCGTCAACAAGGCGCTGACGGAGCTTGCAGCGGACGGCAGGATCGCGGAGCTCGGCAAGCAGGCCGGCCTCACCTATCTGCCGCCGCGCGAGCCCGCAATCCTGGGCGACGTCTGGATGAAGATCATTCAGCGGTGA
- a CDS encoding cytochrome c, with the protein MLKHISHKTVAVLATALVLTVALAATVRAADETTGDPVQAQIDHGKSTYASKCSHCHGPNLMNSGTITPDLRAFPDDKTRFVTTVKNGKNNKMPPWGDILSDDEIGNLWAFVSSRRKP; encoded by the coding sequence ATGCTGAAACACATCTCTCACAAGACGGTGGCGGTCCTCGCCACCGCCCTGGTGCTGACGGTCGCGCTTGCGGCGACCGTCCGTGCCGCGGATGAGACGACCGGCGATCCCGTGCAGGCGCAGATCGACCATGGCAAGTCAACCTACGCCTCGAAATGTTCGCACTGCCACGGTCCAAATCTGATGAACTCCGGCACCATCACGCCGGACCTGCGCGCCTTTCCCGACGATAAGACGCGCTTCGTCACCACGGTGAAGAACGGCAAGAACAACAAGATGCCGCCTTGGGGCGACATCCTCAGCGACGATGAGATCGGGAATCTCTGGGCCTTCGTTTCGAGCCGGAGAAAGCCGTGA
- a CDS encoding methanol/ethanol family PQQ-dependent dehydrogenase, whose translation MKRFAMAASLVMLASTCASAQTTEQLVNGATDTSNVLNYGMGYNLQRFSTLNQINKDTIKNLVPVWNYSFNDDRSEESQPLVYQGVIYVTSHNATMAVDAKTGKQIWKSKIEYPAETPRVVCCGIINRGAALYDGKVFRTTLDANVIALDAKDGKELWRQKAADIKEGYSMTVAPLVADGVVITGISGAEFGTRGFIDGWDPATGKHLWRTHSIPSPDEPGGDTWKGDTWKLGGGSTWITGSYDPELNTVYWGIGNPGPFNSAVRPGDNLYTCSVLAMDPKTGKIKWHYQFSPNNPFDYDSVAEMVLADMNVEGKPTKVLMDANRNGFFYVLDRTNGKLLAANPYVKVNWATGIDMKTGRPIETDVSKDAREGKKVVVYPSLLGGKNWEPMSFNPQTGLAYANTLAFGGHYKTEPVTYKAGEWYLGMDLTDLWDWPDGPRGHLKAIDPMTGKAKWEAPSDIPRFSGVLSTAGGVVFTGALTGEFEAFDADSGKKLWQFQTGSGIEGQPITWQQDGVQYVAVTSGYGGVYSIFSGDERLAGVPAGGSLWVFAVKQ comes from the coding sequence ATGAAACGCTTTGCGATGGCCGCGAGCCTCGTCATGCTTGCATCGACATGTGCAAGCGCTCAGACCACCGAGCAACTGGTCAATGGCGCGACCGATACATCGAACGTTCTCAACTACGGGATGGGCTACAATCTCCAGCGTTTCTCGACGCTGAACCAGATCAACAAGGACACGATCAAGAACCTCGTCCCGGTCTGGAACTACTCCTTCAACGATGATCGTAGCGAGGAATCCCAGCCCCTGGTGTACCAGGGCGTGATCTACGTGACCTCCCACAACGCGACCATGGCGGTCGACGCCAAGACCGGCAAGCAGATCTGGAAATCCAAGATCGAATATCCCGCCGAGACGCCGCGCGTCGTCTGCTGCGGCATCATCAACCGCGGCGCCGCGCTCTACGACGGAAAAGTGTTTCGCACCACGCTCGACGCCAACGTGATCGCGCTCGATGCCAAGGATGGCAAGGAGCTGTGGCGGCAGAAGGCGGCCGACATCAAGGAAGGCTATTCGATGACCGTGGCCCCGCTGGTGGCCGACGGCGTCGTCATCACCGGCATCTCCGGCGCCGAGTTTGGCACCCGCGGCTTCATCGACGGCTGGGATCCGGCAACGGGCAAGCATCTCTGGCGCACCCATTCGATCCCCTCGCCGGACGAGCCCGGCGGCGATACCTGGAAGGGCGACACCTGGAAGCTCGGCGGCGGCTCGACTTGGATCACCGGCTCCTACGATCCCGAGCTGAACACGGTCTATTGGGGCATCGGCAATCCCGGACCGTTCAATTCGGCAGTACGCCCCGGCGACAATCTCTACACCTGCTCCGTGCTGGCGATGGATCCCAAGACCGGCAAGATCAAGTGGCACTACCAGTTCTCGCCGAACAACCCGTTCGACTATGACAGCGTGGCCGAGATGGTGCTCGCCGACATGAACGTCGAGGGCAAGCCGACCAAGGTGCTGATGGACGCCAACCGCAACGGCTTCTTCTACGTGCTCGACCGCACCAATGGGAAGCTGCTCGCGGCCAATCCTTATGTGAAGGTGAACTGGGCGACCGGCATCGACATGAAGACGGGCCGGCCAATCGAGACGGACGTTTCGAAGGACGCACGCGAAGGCAAGAAGGTTGTCGTCTACCCATCACTGCTCGGTGGCAAGAACTGGGAGCCGATGTCGTTCAATCCGCAGACCGGACTCGCCTATGCCAACACGCTCGCATTCGGCGGTCACTACAAGACCGAGCCAGTGACCTATAAGGCCGGCGAATGGTACCTCGGCATGGATCTGACGGACCTCTGGGACTGGCCCGACGGGCCGCGTGGTCACCTCAAGGCGATCGATCCGATGACCGGCAAGGCGAAGTGGGAGGCGCCGAGCGACATCCCCCGCTTCTCTGGGGTGTTGTCGACCGCGGGCGGCGTCGTATTCACGGGCGCGTTGACCGGAGAGTTTGAAGCATTCGACGCCGACAGCGGCAAGAAGCTCTGGCAGTTCCAGACCGGCTCGGGGATCGAGGGACAACCGATCACATGGCAGCAGGACGGCGTGCAATATGTCGCCGTGACCAGCGGCTATGGCGGCGTCTACTCGATCTTCTCGGGGGACGAACGGCTTGCGGGCGTGCCGGCCGGCGGCTCGCTGTGGGTCTTTGCGGTCAAGCAATAA
- a CDS encoding calcium-binding protein — translation MMSRRSIALALTIAVLSGPAWSASGSAVKMFDTDNDGTLDLAEVKKAASALFAKLDPDHDGTLDARELRGRLSAKELAAADPDHDGTLTLDEYLAVVEQRFNAANPDKDGTLDAKELNSRAGRALLRLLR, via the coding sequence ATGATGTCACGTCGCTCTATTGCGCTTGCGCTCACCATTGCAGTGCTGTCCGGTCCGGCCTGGTCGGCTTCCGGCAGCGCGGTGAAGATGTTCGACACCGACAATGACGGCACGCTCGATCTCGCCGAGGTGAAGAAGGCTGCGAGCGCCTTGTTCGCCAAGCTCGATCCCGACCACGACGGCACCCTCGATGCGCGCGAGTTGCGCGGGCGGTTATCGGCGAAAGAGCTCGCTGCCGCCGATCCTGATCACGACGGGACTCTCACGCTCGACGAATACCTGGCGGTGGTCGAGCAGCGCTTCAACGCAGCCAATCCCGACAAGGACGGGACGCTGGATGCGAAGGAGTTGAACTCGCGCGCCGGCCGCGCGCTGCTGCGCTTGCTGCGCTGA
- the pqqA gene encoding pyrroloquinoline quinone precursor peptide PqqA — protein sequence MAWKAPKIVEVPVGMEINMYACAARK from the coding sequence ATGGCCTGGAAAGCTCCGAAGATCGTGGAAGTGCCGGTCGGCATGGAAATCAACATGTACGCCTGCGCTGCGCGCAAGTAA
- a CDS encoding IS1182 family transposase: MGRFVEGADRSQLTLLPECLEDWVGEDNAVHVIDVFVEALDLHGMGFERVIAKETGRPSYHPAVLLKLYIYGYLNRLQSSRRLERETCRNVEVMWLIGRLAPDHKTIADFRKDNGAAIRKVCAKFVALCRQMGLLQTASVAIDGSKFKAVNNRDRNFTHAKMARRMAQIEESVGRYLRQLDSADRQEPSEAISIKTTRIKEKIARLKQEMSRLEVLDAQMRNTPDQQISLTDPDARSMATSGRGSGVVGYNVQVAVDTEHHLIVTHEVINVGNDRGQLARMSKQAKEVLAVDKLDAVADRGYFDGEEILACEEAGVAVTLPKPMTSNAKAEGRFGKQDFAYLPDEDVYRCPSGQLLPYHFTNIEHGMTLRRYWSTAACQGCAIKSQCTPSKERRITRWEHEHVVEEVQRRLDSNPDAMRTRRETVEHPFGTIKARMGATHFLMKRLRNVAAEMALHVLAYNLTRVMNIVGKPRLIAAIRAA, from the coding sequence ATGGGACGCTTCGTTGAAGGCGCGGACAGATCCCAGCTGACGCTCTTGCCGGAATGTCTGGAGGATTGGGTAGGCGAGGACAACGCGGTCCACGTGATCGATGTGTTCGTCGAGGCGCTCGACCTGCATGGAATGGGGTTTGAGCGTGTGATCGCCAAGGAGACGGGCCGGCCCTCCTATCATCCGGCAGTCCTTCTGAAGCTTTACATCTACGGTTATCTCAATCGGCTGCAATCCAGTCGCCGCCTGGAACGTGAGACGTGCCGCAATGTCGAGGTAATGTGGCTGATTGGGCGCCTGGCTCCCGATCACAAGACGATCGCCGATTTCCGGAAGGATAACGGCGCGGCGATCCGGAAGGTTTGCGCGAAGTTCGTTGCACTATGCCGGCAAATGGGCCTGTTGCAGACCGCAAGCGTCGCAATCGACGGCAGCAAGTTCAAGGCGGTGAACAACCGCGACCGCAACTTCACGCATGCCAAGATGGCAAGGCGGATGGCGCAGATCGAGGAAAGCGTCGGTCGATATCTGCGTCAACTCGATAGCGCCGATCGGCAGGAGCCATCGGAAGCGATCAGCATCAAGACGACGAGGATCAAGGAAAAGATCGCTCGGCTGAAGCAGGAGATGAGCCGCCTGGAAGTGCTTGATGCGCAGATGCGCAACACGCCGGATCAACAGATATCGCTGACCGATCCGGATGCCCGTTCGATGGCCACCAGCGGACGCGGATCGGGTGTCGTCGGCTACAACGTCCAGGTCGCGGTGGACACCGAACACCATCTGATTGTGACGCACGAGGTCATAAACGTCGGCAACGACCGTGGGCAGCTTGCTCGGATGTCGAAGCAGGCCAAAGAAGTGCTCGCAGTGGACAAACTCGATGCGGTCGCCGATCGTGGCTACTTCGACGGAGAGGAGATATTGGCCTGCGAAGAGGCTGGCGTTGCAGTCACCTTGCCCAAGCCCATGACGTCGAACGCCAAGGCGGAGGGCCGGTTCGGCAAACAGGACTTCGCCTACCTGCCTGATGAGGATGTCTACCGCTGCCCATCGGGCCAGCTGCTGCCCTATCACTTCACCAACATCGAGCATGGAATGACGCTGCGCCGTTACTGGTCGACGGCGGCATGCCAAGGCTGCGCGATCAAGAGCCAATGTACGCCGTCCAAGGAGCGCCGGATCACGCGCTGGGAGCATGAGCATGTGGTCGAGGAGGTCCAGCGACGGCTCGATTCCAATCCTGACGCCATGCGGACGCGACGTGAGACAGTCGAGCATCCCTTCGGCACGATCAAAGCCCGTATGGGTGCGACCCACTTCCTGATGAAGCGCCTACGGAATGTCGCCGCTGAGATGGCGCTGCATGTTCTCGCCTATAACCTCACACGGGTGATGAACATCGTCGGCAAACCGCGCCTGATTGCAGCCATCCGCGCCGCCTGA